The nucleotide window GCAGTACGAGTCGCTCTACTGGACGGACACGTCCGGCACCAAGCACTTTCCGTCCGAGGAGGACTTCTGCATCATGATCAGAGATCTAGTCGTTAGCAAGCTGAACGTGACGCTGTCGGGACATCAATTAGAGAGGTTGGCGCGACTCCGCACGCACCGTGTCGAGACCGAGCCCACCAGACGACAGCTGGAGATGGAGAATCTTTGGCCGTTGCTGCAGGAGAACGAGTACCTGATGAGCATCCTCTACGAGGACAGGGACATTTTTCCGCAGCTGATCGGTACGTGCGGTACATTCTACGCGGTCGAATACGTTCGACCGATCGAAACACCCACGACGGTGCTAGCCCTGTCGGACTCGAAACCGGAATGGGCGAAGAGGCTTAAACTAGCCGTGATGATTCTGGACCTGCTCGAGGAACTCGACACCAACTTCCCCGAGCCGATCTATCTCTGCGACGTCAAGATAAACCACTTCGGTTTGCCCCTAGGCGGACAGAAACTCAAGTTTCTCGACCTGGACGCCGCGTTTCCTAAAACGATCATCAGCCGCATCACGGCCGACAGGAAGAGCTGCGAGAGACACGAGGACTGCGACTACTTCGACTGCAGGTCCGTCTGCTCGAAGGACAAACGCTGCGAGTCACCGGTCCTCAACAACAATTTGCAGGTAGTTTGTGAATTcacttcaatatttttaaatgtatcCGAATATTGGAGGGGGGTCACTGTATATTTATAATGTCAGATGACTTGATAATAATTCATGGAATTTTTCAGATTGTGTGCGAGAAGATATTTCTCGGTTGGACTCTCTCCGGGACTATTATAATACCCGGACTACTTATGTCGGAGCACACCACCAGCACGCTGGCAGTGATGTTGCGACAATGTGCGAACCCGGCCGGCGACATCGGCCACTTACCTCGTGCTGCTGTGCCAGATAATTTAAAAACACGGCTGTACAACATGTTACACGATATGGAACAAGAAATCGCCGCTTCCTTGTAGATATCGTTTCAGATTATTTAAGCGAAATTAACAATCAGTGGCTGGCGATTACTTTGCAACATAAAGATAGCCACCTAAAGATATCACATTCAATTCTGATGTACGAGGTGCATGCAAAAGTTTTActccaatataatttaatattcatgcataaTAACGTTCAATTATAatgattatatttatatatgatttATATATGATTATATATCTATTAATTGTGT belongs to Lasioglossum baleicum chromosome 17, iyLasBale1, whole genome shotgun sequence and includes:
- the Aln gene encoding divergent protein kinase domain 1C isoform X2 — translated: MNVRRLPGFIYHYKVVTLFVFSLSLLVVYLLLHWGIMCTNLEAWRHVSNVCSTHRKGAAIGILCDPLCAQRGIHSLACETLHAGKEAVFSAHWEATRLVFKASRTKTPVEQYESLYWTDTSGTKHFPSEEDFCIMIRDLVVSKLNVTLSGHQLERLARLRTHRVETEPTRRQLEMENLWPLLQENEYLMSILYEDRDIFPQLIGGQKLKFLDLDAAFPKTIISRITADRKSCERHEDCDYFDCRSVCSKDKRCESPVLNNNLQIVCEKIFLGWTLSGTIIIPGLLMSEHTTSTLAVMLRQCANPAGDIGHLPRAAVPDNLKTRLYNMLHDMEQEIAASL
- the Aln gene encoding divergent protein kinase domain 1C isoform X1, which translates into the protein MNVRRLPGFIYHYKVVTLFVFSLSLLVVYLLLHWGIMCTNLEAWRHVSNVCSTHRKGAAIGILCDPLCAQRGIHSLACETLHAGKEAVFSAHWEATRLVFKASRTKTPVEQYESLYWTDTSGTKHFPSEEDFCIMIRDLVVSKLNVTLSGHQLERLARLRTHRVETEPTRRQLEMENLWPLLQENEYLMSILYEDRDIFPQLIGTCGTFYAVEYVRPIETPTTVLALSDSKPEWAKRLKLAVMILDLLEELDTNFPEPIYLCDVKINHFGLPLGGQKLKFLDLDAAFPKTIISRITADRKSCERHEDCDYFDCRSVCSKDKRCESPVLNNNLQIVCEKIFLGWTLSGTIIIPGLLMSEHTTSTLAVMLRQCANPAGDIGHLPRAAVPDNLKTRLYNMLHDMEQEIAASL